One part of the Enterococcus sp. DIV1094 genome encodes these proteins:
- a CDS encoding response regulator yields MYKIFIAEDEHLIRESLKRMLTGFSNFLPLGPIGDASDGELALAMIAEQKPDILLTDIRMPFMNGLELANEVKKLLPDIQIIFISGYDEFTYAKTAIQLQAADYLLKPIKPDELQESLEHIIQKLEADSLLKQAKETTSYSLEVQKNFYLNALFNNQLLLSEAIDEGRKLDREIAGNKFMVLLIANHANKFFSDYDVFHEKMAELFDNDKHMLFSSLSSRFIKLLIFDQNEEILQKKANQVALLSHKTLSHTTDDLVIAIGHPVQRISEIARSYETAVQLLSYLTVDPNLKILSYLDYEKKLTSYGQTFDLKESITLLRKSEIQPFIEELVKQIDQHADPLLIRHLIINELNHLVKIRQKQSNQVVSLASPEETPAILSETPLFKKYLEQMIHFLKEMVLENHMSQYKEVLEQSIEYIEIHYSEPELSLKEVADHVHLSSSHFSTIFSQALGQTFIDYLTEQRLSMAKRLLRETNLKLSAIAAEVGYNDPNYFSSIFKRKETISPKEYRKMKQKGGYSLQENNYLVNK; encoded by the coding sequence ACTTCTTACCACTCGGACCGATTGGAGATGCCAGTGATGGCGAACTTGCTTTAGCAATGATTGCCGAACAGAAACCAGATATCTTATTGACGGACATTCGTATGCCTTTCATGAATGGGCTTGAATTAGCAAATGAAGTAAAAAAACTCCTGCCCGATATCCAAATCATCTTTATCAGTGGCTACGATGAATTCACCTATGCAAAAACGGCCATTCAACTTCAAGCAGCCGATTATTTGTTGAAGCCGATCAAGCCTGATGAATTACAAGAAAGTTTAGAACATATCATTCAAAAATTAGAAGCTGATTCATTGTTGAAACAGGCAAAAGAAACAACTAGTTATTCGCTAGAGGTACAAAAAAATTTCTATTTAAACGCCCTATTCAATAATCAGTTATTACTTTCAGAAGCAATTGATGAAGGTCGTAAGCTCGATCGGGAAATCGCAGGGAACAAATTCATGGTCCTTTTGATTGCCAATCATGCAAATAAATTCTTTTCAGATTATGATGTTTTTCATGAAAAGATGGCAGAACTATTTGATAACGACAAACACATGCTCTTCTCTTCCCTCTCTTCCCGTTTTATCAAATTGCTGATCTTTGATCAAAATGAAGAGATACTCCAGAAGAAAGCGAATCAAGTCGCATTGCTCTCCCACAAAACATTGAGTCATACGACAGATGATCTAGTTATCGCAATCGGTCATCCAGTGCAAAGAATCAGTGAAATTGCCCGTAGTTATGAAACAGCAGTCCAATTGCTCAGCTATTTGACGGTCGATCCTAACCTAAAAATCCTTTCTTATTTGGATTATGAAAAGAAACTCACTAGTTATGGACAAACATTTGACCTAAAAGAATCCATTACATTACTTAGAAAAAGCGAAATTCAACCGTTTATTGAAGAGTTAGTTAAACAGATCGACCAACATGCCGATCCGCTCCTTATTAGACACTTGATCATCAATGAGTTGAACCATCTAGTAAAGATACGTCAAAAACAAAGCAATCAAGTCGTTTCTTTAGCCTCACCAGAAGAGACTCCGGCGATCCTTTCAGAAACGCCACTATTCAAAAAATATCTTGAACAAATGATTCACTTTTTAAAGGAAATGGTCCTTGAGAATCATATGAGTCAATACAAAGAAGTACTCGAGCAATCGATCGAGTATATTGAAATTCATTATTCTGAACCAGAACTTTCATTAAAAGAAGTCGCCGATCATGTCCATTTAAGCAGCTCACATTTTAGCACGATTTTTTCTCAAGCACTGGGGCAAACATTTATTGATTATCTTACTGAACAACGATTGAGCATGGCGAAACGACTTTTGCGTGAGACAAATTTAAAACTATCTGCGATTGCTGCCGAAGTCGGCTATAATGATCCAAATTATTTTAGTTCTATTTTTAAACGAAAAGAAACTATTTCTCCTAAGGAATATCGAAAAATGAAACAAAAAGGCGGGTATTCACTACAAGAAAATAATTATTTAGTCAACAAATAA
- a CDS encoding YitT family protein has product MKAEIKKLPVIIVGIISITVGLNMFLLPHQIASAGVGSIGFLLETALLIDRTLIVWAVNIAMLCLAFIFLERAVFFKTLIGSLIFPIILAYTPTLLITQFFPVALVVGSFLFSLGIFILYQIGASNGGVTVPPLIFKKYFGIEHALGVLLTNIVIIVLNLVILGVRQAVISAISIYLISFFMKKLLQLQTQFLAIKPVKLANESTPILNKQPNENLSE; this is encoded by the coding sequence GTGAAAGCAGAAATAAAAAAATTACCCGTGATCATCGTTGGAATCATTAGTATTACTGTGGGACTAAACATGTTTTTACTTCCGCATCAAATTGCTTCAGCAGGCGTAGGATCAATTGGATTTCTTTTAGAAACAGCTTTACTGATTGATCGAACATTGATTGTTTGGGCAGTCAATATAGCCATGCTTTGCTTGGCTTTTATCTTTTTGGAAAGAGCAGTCTTTTTTAAAACATTAATAGGTAGTTTGATATTTCCAATCATTTTAGCCTACACACCGACTTTATTGATCACCCAGTTTTTCCCAGTCGCTTTAGTTGTCGGTAGTTTTCTATTTAGTTTAGGGATATTCATTCTATACCAAATCGGTGCATCAAATGGTGGAGTGACCGTTCCTCCATTGATATTCAAAAAATATTTTGGGATTGAACATGCCTTAGGAGTTTTATTGACAAATATCGTGATCATTGTCTTAAATCTTGTGATACTTGGAGTCAGACAAGCTGTGATTTCTGCAATCTCCATTTATCTGATCTCTTTTTTCATGAAAAAGTTATTGCAACTCCAAACGCAATTCTTAGCTATTAAGCCAGTCAAGTTGGCTAATGAAAGTACACCAATTCTAAATAAACAACCAAATGAAAATCTTTCTGAATAA
- a CDS encoding LPXTG cell wall anchor domain-containing protein produces the protein MDPGTGDETTDPGTTTPEVDPSTGDETTDPGTTTPEVDPSTGDETTDPGTTTPEVDPSTGDETTDPGTTTPEVDPSTGDETTDPGTTTPEVDPSTGDETTDPGTTTPEVDPSTGDETTDPGTTTPEVDPDTGDETTDPGTTTPEVDPGTGDETTDPGTTTPEVDPGTGDETTDPGTTTPEVDPSTGDETTDPGTTTPEIDPNTSGGEINPDTPTSEAGRSTDDGETNSSVATPDEATDTENLGATNQAVSDNRSNNESSSNEQKNDQTANPQTVNDTEDASGKQLPKTGSTSGVFGKFIGGILVAFAGFFGLFKRKRRDLQNDEDRVERVIKEEEEQEKEEENKK, from the coding sequence GTGGACCCAGGTACAGGAGACGAAACCACAGATCCAGGCACAACGACACCAGAAGTCGATCCAAGTACAGGTGATGAAACCACAGATCCAGGTACAACGACACCAGAAGTCGATCCAAGTACAGGTGATGAAACCACAGATCCAGGTACAACGACACCAGAAGTCGATCCAAGTACAGGTGATGAAACCACAGATCCAGGTACAACGACACCAGAAGTCGATCCAAGTACAGGTGATGAAACCACAGATCCAGGTACAACGACACCAGAAGTCGATCCAAGTACAGGTGATGAAACCACAGATCCAGGTACAACGACACCAGAAGTCGATCCAAGTACAGGTGATGAAACCACAGATCCAGGTACAACGACGCCAGAAGTGGATCCAGATACAGGTGATGAAACTACTGATCCCGGCACAACGACGCCAGAAGTGGACCCAGGTACAGGAGACGAAACCACAGATCCCGGCACAACCACACCAGAAGTGGACCCAGGTACAGGAGACGAAACCACAGATCCCGGCACAACGACGCCAGAAGTCGATCCAAGTACAGGTGATGAAACCACTGATCCCGGCACAACGACGCCAGAAATAGATCCTAACACTAGTGGTGGTGAAATCAATCCAGATACACCGACATCAGAAGCAGGAAGAAGTACAGATGATGGCGAAACAAATTCAAGTGTTGCAACACCAGACGAGGCTACTGATACAGAAAATCTAGGCGCAACAAATCAAGCAGTTAGTGATAATAGATCCAACAATGAATCATCTAGCAATGAACAAAAGAATGATCAAACAGCTAACCCGCAAACGGTAAATGATACGGAAGACGCGTCAGGTAAACAATTACCTAAGACTGGTTCAACTTCCGGCGTGTTTGGCAAATTCATTGGGGGAATACTCGTTGCTTTTGCGGGATTCTTTGGACTCTTCAAACGCAAACGTCGTGATTTACAAAATGATGAAGATCGTGTCGAACGTGTCATCAAAGAAGAGGAAGAACAGGAAAAAGAAGAAGAAAATAAAAAATAA
- a CDS encoding FAD-dependent oxidoreductase produces MRIIIVGGNHAGIAAALRIREEYPDDEVIVFEKKDEITFVSQTIPLFLMGHQDIHSQANYATPQEIIAQGVDLRIQKEVTNIDAKKKLLNFRNVLTQHEHEISYDRLIMAAGSYPNLPPTGGKLNETLFLLKERKDAEAIEKFISEAHHAVVIGAGLVGVEIARILAQRKMKVTLIQSNARILDKYLDENAAIEVEKQLEEEGIDVLLGTRVLSYHTIEKKIWSRPKIEVETSSGKKVRADGVFVSVGFRPNSFLLAGQVETGDRGAIVVDKYMYTSDDSILAVGDCSTTYMDLTGENIYNPHASDAFRQGLIAAVNIHEKKQEVAMTTGTYKFNMDGFKIANTGITLNQAQKYGYDADEVHYQNHYLERGGKYIHESIAKYAPAEKGRKSHYSSIYLVYEKKTKRILGVQVLGTVDISQYVNIISLAIQKNVTVPEIEYTDFFFEHGYKNPLGFTKILASLVREKERESGRDGKEEKSDEVK; encoded by the coding sequence ATGAGGATTATAATTGTTGGAGGAAACCATGCGGGGATTGCCGCAGCACTTCGTATTCGCGAGGAATATCCAGACGATGAGGTCATTGTATTCGAAAAAAAAGACGAGATAACCTTTGTCTCACAAACAATCCCATTATTTCTAATGGGGCATCAAGATATCCACTCCCAAGCAAATTACGCCACACCACAGGAAATTATTGCTCAAGGGGTGGATTTGCGCATTCAAAAAGAAGTTACCAATATTGATGCGAAGAAAAAGCTTTTGAATTTTAGAAATGTCTTAACTCAACACGAGCATGAGATATCTTATGATCGATTGATCATGGCTGCTGGATCGTATCCTAATCTTCCTCCAACTGGCGGAAAATTAAACGAAACACTGTTTCTTTTAAAAGAGCGTAAAGATGCGGAAGCAATCGAAAAATTTATCTCAGAAGCACATCATGCGGTGGTGATTGGCGCTGGATTAGTCGGTGTCGAGATTGCGCGGATCTTAGCGCAACGGAAAATGAAAGTGACCTTGATCCAATCAAATGCCCGTATCCTTGATAAATATTTAGATGAAAACGCTGCAATCGAAGTAGAAAAACAACTTGAAGAAGAAGGTATCGATGTTTTACTTGGTACTCGAGTGTTAAGCTATCACACGATTGAGAAAAAGATTTGGAGCCGTCCTAAAATCGAAGTGGAAACTTCTTCTGGGAAGAAAGTTCGCGCAGATGGCGTCTTTGTTTCCGTCGGCTTCCGTCCAAATTCATTCTTATTAGCTGGACAAGTTGAAACTGGTGACCGTGGCGCAATTGTGGTCGATAAGTATATGTACACATCCGATGATTCGATTTTGGCAGTTGGTGATTGCTCGACTACTTACATGGACTTGACTGGAGAGAACATTTATAATCCACATGCCTCAGATGCATTCCGTCAAGGACTGATTGCTGCTGTCAATATCCATGAGAAAAAACAGGAAGTAGCAATGACAACTGGAACCTATAAATTCAACATGGACGGATTTAAGATTGCCAATACAGGAATCACGTTAAATCAAGCCCAAAAATATGGTTATGATGCAGATGAGGTACATTATCAGAATCATTATTTAGAGCGTGGTGGTAAATATATCCATGAATCGATTGCGAAATATGCACCAGCAGAAAAAGGTAGAAAAAGTCATTATTCAAGTATCTATCTTGTTTATGAGAAGAAAACGAAAAGAATCCTAGGAGTCCAAGTTTTGGGGACAGTTGATATTTCTCAGTACGTCAATATCATCAGTCTAGCAATCCAGAAAAACGTGACCGTGCCGGAAATAGAGTACACAGATTTCTTTTTTGAACACGGCTATAAGAATCCTTTAGGGTTTACCAAAATATTAGCCTCTTTAGTTAGGGAAAAAGAAAGAGAGAGTGGTCGCGATGGCAAAGAAGAAAAATCAGATGAAGTTAAATAA
- a CDS encoding fructose-6-phosphate aldolase: protein MEFMLDTINIEKIRYYQSILPLVGVTSNPSIIKKEGKIDLFAHLKEIKEIIGKGSLHVQVVGETTEEILADAQAILDQLGNDIFIKVPVNEAGLAAIKQLKEKGVNVTATAIYSEMQGYLAIAAGADYLAPYYNRMENLNIDAAAIIDALVAEIKRTHSSSKVLAASFKNVAQVNQACRKGAHSMTASPDIFAQVFSMPSIQEAVTNFQKDWEGTFNVQNVKALGDSEE, encoded by the coding sequence ATGGAGTTTATGTTAGATACGATCAATATCGAGAAAATCCGTTATTACCAATCGATCCTCCCCTTAGTTGGGGTAACATCAAATCCTTCGATCATCAAAAAAGAAGGAAAAATCGATTTATTTGCTCATTTGAAAGAAATCAAGGAAATCATTGGAAAAGGGAGCTTGCATGTTCAAGTAGTCGGCGAAACAACAGAGGAGATCTTAGCTGATGCGCAAGCGATCCTTGATCAGCTTGGTAACGACATCTTTATCAAAGTACCCGTAAATGAAGCCGGTTTAGCCGCCATCAAACAACTGAAAGAAAAGGGTGTGAACGTCACTGCTACTGCTATCTATTCGGAGATGCAAGGATACTTAGCAATTGCCGCAGGTGCAGATTATTTGGCTCCATATTACAACCGTATGGAAAATCTGAATATCGATGCTGCTGCGATCATCGATGCATTAGTAGCGGAAATCAAACGGACGCATTCTTCTAGCAAGGTATTAGCCGCTAGTTTTAAAAATGTGGCACAAGTCAATCAAGCTTGCCGTAAAGGGGCGCACAGTATGACGGCGTCACCAGATATTTTTGCACAAGTATTTAGTATGCCGTCCATACAAGAGGCGGTAACAAATTTTCAAAAAGATTGGGAAGGTACATTCAACGTCCAAAATGTGAAAGCATTAGGAGATTCAGAGGAATAA
- a CDS encoding PTS glucitol/sorbitol transporter subunit IIA has protein sequence MSVYSTKVTSIGAEAALFKEEKIVILFGKDAPDMLSAYCYNIELQPIHGEIKVGQQLMVDDTSYRITSVGSLVNDNLKELGHITIKFDGAVTPELPGTLYVEGKEIAEIGIKTKISIQ, from the coding sequence ATGTCAGTTTACTCAACAAAAGTAACTTCGATCGGTGCAGAAGCTGCACTATTCAAAGAAGAGAAAATCGTCATATTGTTTGGCAAAGATGCACCAGATATGTTGTCGGCTTATTGCTACAATATCGAACTTCAGCCCATCCATGGAGAGATCAAAGTAGGTCAACAGTTGATGGTCGATGATACAAGCTATCGTATCACCTCTGTTGGAAGTTTGGTCAATGATAATCTAAAAGAGCTTGGGCATATCACCATTAAATTCGATGGCGCGGTAACACCTGAGCTTCCAGGTACTTTATACGTCGAAGGAAAAGAAATTGCAGAGATCGGTATCAAGACAAAGATCAGTATTCAGTAA
- the srlE gene encoding PTS glucitol/sorbitol transporter subunit IIB — translation MSYQSIRVVKGTGGFGGPLVITPTEEKHKFIYITGGGEKPAIVDKIVELTGMEAVNGFKTSIPDNEIALAIVDCGGTLRCGIYPKKGIPTINVVPTGKSGPLAQYITEDIYVSAVGLSQITLTTEENTASDSVDPETKSAPVREYKYDTSKKITEQKAEQQNFIAKIGMGAGKVVATFNQSAREGVQTMINTVIPFMAFVSLLIGIIQGSGIGNFFANIMAPLAGNIWGLMIIGFICSLPFLSPLLGPGAVISQVIGTLIGVEIGKGNIPPQLALPALFAINTQNACDFIPVGLGLEEAEAETVEVGVPSVLYSRFLNGVPRVLVAWIASFGMYS, via the coding sequence ATGAGCTATCAAAGTATTCGAGTGGTAAAAGGAACTGGTGGATTCGGTGGACCATTAGTGATCACACCAACAGAAGAGAAACATAAATTCATTTATATCACTGGTGGCGGAGAAAAACCTGCGATCGTCGATAAAATCGTTGAACTGACAGGTATGGAAGCAGTCAATGGCTTCAAAACTTCTATCCCAGATAATGAAATCGCTTTAGCAATCGTTGATTGTGGCGGAACATTGCGCTGTGGGATCTACCCCAAAAAAGGGATACCTACGATCAATGTCGTGCCAACAGGGAAAAGTGGACCATTAGCACAATACATCACAGAAGACATTTATGTATCAGCAGTCGGACTCAGTCAAATCACACTGACTACTGAAGAAAATACAGCAAGTGATTCTGTTGACCCGGAAACCAAGAGTGCGCCAGTCCGTGAATATAAATACGATACAAGCAAAAAAATTACTGAACAAAAAGCAGAACAACAGAATTTTATTGCTAAAATCGGTATGGGTGCGGGAAAAGTAGTGGCGACTTTCAACCAGTCGGCACGAGAAGGTGTTCAGACGATGATCAATACGGTCATTCCTTTTATGGCGTTTGTTTCATTGCTGATCGGGATCATTCAAGGGTCGGGGATCGGTAATTTCTTTGCAAACATCATGGCACCTCTAGCTGGCAATATTTGGGGATTGATGATCATTGGTTTTATCTGTTCGTTACCTTTCTTATCTCCGTTATTAGGTCCAGGGGCAGTAATCAGTCAAGTGATCGGGACATTGATCGGCGTGGAGATCGGAAAAGGCAATATTCCGCCACAGCTCGCATTACCCGCGTTGTTTGCGATCAATACTCAAAATGCGTGTGATTTTATACCGGTCGGTTTAGGCTTAGAAGAAGCAGAAGCGGAAACAGTGGAAGTCGGCGTCCCATCCGTTTTATATTCACGTTTTTTAAACGGTGTCCCAAGAGTGTTGGTTGCGTGGATAGCAAGTTTTGGGATGTATAGTTAA
- the srlA gene encoding PTS glucitol/sorbitol transporter subunit IIC produces MGYITKFAEGFIGLFETGADTFISWMTGIVPVVLILMVAMNTLIAFLGEERVTKVAKLSTKNPVTRYLILPFLSAFMLGNPMSFTMARFLPEYYKPSYYASQAQFCHTSNGVFPHINPGELFVWLGIAQGITTLGLNSMELAVRYMFVGILMNFIGGWVTDFTTAYVCKQQGITLSKTVETVTE; encoded by the coding sequence ATGGGATACATCACAAAATTTGCAGAAGGCTTCATCGGTTTATTTGAAACTGGTGCGGATACATTTATCTCTTGGATGACCGGAATCGTTCCAGTAGTGTTGATTTTAATGGTAGCCATGAACACGCTGATTGCATTCTTAGGTGAAGAACGAGTGACTAAAGTAGCCAAACTATCGACAAAAAATCCAGTCACAAGATATTTGATCTTACCTTTTTTGTCCGCGTTCATGTTAGGAAATCCGATGTCTTTTACAATGGCGCGCTTTTTGCCAGAATATTATAAGCCAAGCTACTATGCTTCTCAGGCACAATTTTGTCATACAAGTAATGGAGTCTTTCCTCACATCAATCCAGGTGAATTATTCGTTTGGTTAGGTATCGCACAAGGAATCACAACCTTAGGACTCAATTCAATGGAATTAGCTGTACGTTATATGTTTGTGGGTATTCTTATGAATTTTATCGGGGGCTGGGTAACAGACTTTACCACGGCTTATGTGTGTAAACAACAAGGAATCACCCTTAGTAAAACAGTAGAAACAGTAACAGAATAA